The segment AGGGAAGGACATGCTGCCATTTGGTGATTGGTATTTCCCAGAAATCACTATGCTGTTCTTATTGATGGCGATCTTAACAGCTGTCATTTACGGTATGAAAGAGTCAACGTTCATTTCTGAATTTATGGCTGGAGCATCTGATTTGCTTGGCGTTGCCATCGTCGTAGCGGTAGCACGTGGTATCCAAGTAATCATGAACCAAGGCTTGATCACTGATACGATCCTTCATTGGGGCGAACAAGGGTTGAGCGGATTGAACTCAGGCGTATTCATCGTCTTGACATTCATCTTCTACATCCCAATGTCATTCTTGATCCCATCTACTTCTGGATTAGCGTCAGCTACTATGGGGATCATGGGACCAATGGGCGAATTTGCCGGCGTAGGCAGAGACTTGGTCATCACAGCTTACCAATCCGCATCTGGATTAGTAAACTTGATCACACCAACTTCTGCTATCGTAATGGGTGCTTTGGCGATCGCTCGCTTTGATATCGGAACATGGTTCAAGTTCATGGGTAAACTGATCGCGATCTTGTTCGTGGCGATCTGTGTAATATTGGCGGTTGCAGCGCTGCTGTGATTTTTCTGGACAATCAAATAGAAGAAGTCTAACATGGAATCATACAGATGATCTGAAACTGCGCATTAGTTAGAGAGTTGGAGAAGATTTCGATTATCTGATCGAGATCTTCTCTTATTTTATAGGAGGTAGGAAAGATGAAACAATTTATTACAGAAGAACATCAAAATGCTGCTGTCAAAGCGTTGGAAGAACTGATCAAAGTTCCTTCTGTGCTTGACGAAGCAGATGCGGGAGCAGGACATCCTTTTGGTAAAAATGTTGTTGCCGCGTTAGACAAAGTAGTAGAAATCTGCGGAAGTCTTGGTTTTAAAACCTTCAGAGATCCTGACGGCTTTTACGCGTATGCTGAAGTAGGCGAAGGAGAAGAATTGTTTGGTGTTCTTTGCCACATGGATGTGGTACCGGCAGCAGATCAAAAGGGCTGGGAAACTGATCCTTTCACTCCAGAAATCAAAGACGGCATGATCATCGGTCGTGGTTCACAAGATGACAAAGGTCCTTCAATGGCGGCATTGTTTGCTGTCAAAGCATTGATGGATGCCGGTGTTGAATTCAATCAACGGATTCGTTTTATTTTTGGGTCAGACGAAGAAAATCTTTGGCGTTGTATCGAAAAATACAATGAAAAAGAAGAAGGAATCACTCGCGGGTTTGCACCAGACGCGGAATTCCCATTGATCTACGCGGAAAAAGGATTGCTGCAAGCCTACTTGACAGGTCCTGGAACAGATAAATTTGCTGTTAAAGCCGGCGGTGCATTGAATGTTGTGCCTGATACCGCGCCTTACAGCGGAGCGAATGTTCAGGAAGTAAAAGAAAATCTGAAAAAATTCGGTTTTGATTTTGAAGAAAACGGCGAAGAGATCGTTGTACTTGGTAAAAGTATCCATGCTAAAGACGCGCCGGAAGGAACCAATGCAGTGTCTCGCTTGGCGATGGCACTAGCACCGATCGCTGATTTTGCGCCCCTTGATTTTCTAGGCAATGTCGTTAAAGAAAACGCCACAGGAGAAAACGTTGTTGGCAAAACGATGGACGAACAATCCGGAGAATTAACAATGAATATCGCCAGTCTTGAGATCACTCCTGAACAAACAAAGATCGGTATCGACATGCGGATCCCGGTTACTTTCAAAAAAGATGATCTGGTTGAAAAAATCAAAGAAAAAATCAAAGATTATGATTTGACTTATGAAGAATTTGATTTCTTAGATTCATTGTATGTACCAGTTGACAGCGAATTAGTCAAAACACTTTTAGGAACATATCGCGAAATAACCGGTGATATGACTGAACCAATGGTATCCGGTGGCGCGACATTTGCCCGCACGATGAACAATTGCGTAGCTTTCGGAGCGATGTTTACCGATACGCCTGACTTCATGCACCAAGCCAATGAACAATGGGAATTGGCCAGCATGTACAAGGTCATGACAATCTACGCTGAAGCGATCTATCGTTTATGCGGAAAATAAGAAAAATCCTCCAAAACATTTGTTTTGGAGGATTTTTCTTATTGAAAGAGTATTTAACTGATAGAAGTAGAAGCGCAAATAATTGAAGACTTCTGGAAACTGACATTTTAGAAAATCGTTGGCAGTCTAAACGATCAAAAAGAGCGTCAGGCTGTCTTAACCAGATCAGCGTTAACTCCTTTACTTTCAGAAAATGTGATCGCTGCTATTTATCCAGTTCCTCAAGCAAGATTGCGCGGACGGGACATTTTTGATAAGCTTTGGTCACAGCGGCTTCTTCTGCCGGCTGAACAAATTGTTGATGAGCCTCTGGTTCTTGTTTGAATAAAACGATCCCTTCTTCGTCATATTCAAAAATATCAGGAGCATAAACGGCACATAATCCGCAAGCAATACAGCGTTCAGGAACGATTTTACATAATCGGGCCATTATTACTCACTCACTTTCTGGAGGTTTTTATGAATGAATTCATTTTAGCTTTGTTCCAAGAACATGGCAAGCTAAAGCCGAGTTCGCTGTTTCACTTATTAAAAGGAAAACGGACGACTTCGATCTTATCATTTGGTTTTTTTCATGACTTGCTCCATTTAAACGGTATGCTGCCTAAATATGAACAAGAAGCCTTTTGGCACATGATCGATACACTGATAGCTGAAGGTTCATTAGTTGCAAGGGATGAAGAGGTGCTGATCACACCTTCAGGAATAAAAGCGATCCAGAAACTGCCTACTGAATTTTTGAAAAAAGTCGATTATTTTACTTTGGGAAGGCGAAGTGAAAAAATGTGGCGTCTTGTTCAATTTACGGTCCAAGTCGCTTCGAATTTAGGAAAGACCAACCATTATCTGCCGTTAGAGACTTCGCCAGAGTATACAGAGAAGATCCGGCATCTCGTACGTCAGCATCCTGATCAGCTTGCTGATCGTATCTTTCAAGAATTGACAGTGATTTTTGAGTCCATGCCGGCAAAAGCTGCCGATTATTTAGCGCAGACATTTACTGGACATCAAGTGATTGGTCATGCGGCGTATCAATTGACCCCAGATAACTTCCGCGAATTTCCTTGGTCTCAGCTGTATCATGACAGTCACACCCAATATTTTTTCCGTTTGCTGCAACAGCATCCTGACTTTCTTTTGTACCAGTTGACGGCTCCTTATTATCTGGAAAATGAAAATCAAAGTATGCATAAAACCCGAGAATTATTTCTTGCGGGCTATTCTAAAGAGCAGATCATGAAGCAAAGACATTTGAAAGCTGGTACTATCAACGATCATTTGATCGAATGGGCGTTGCGAGATCCACGATTTCCTTTTTCCGCGTTCATCTCATCTGCTGCATTGGAAAAATTGGTAACGATCGATGGTGATTATCGCAATTGGGACTATCGGGAAATCTTGGCGGCTTATCAAATCCCATTTGAAGAAGTCCGACTCTATCAAATCATGCGAAAACGGGAGGAAACTCATGCTTGAGGAAACGCTGCACAAATACTTCGGCTACGACACATTTCGTATCGGGCAAAAAGAGGTAGTCGAATCTGTTCTCCAAGGCAACGATACCTTAGCGGTTTTGCCGACGGGGACAGGAAAAAGTCTTTGCTATCAGCTATCCGGTTATTTGCTGGAGGGATTGGTGGTGATTGTTTCACCGTTGATCTCATTGATGGAAGATCAAGTCAGTTCGTTGCAGAAAACGCAGGAAAAGCGGGTGATCGCGTTGAACAGCCTGCTGACAAAAGAAGAAAAACGGTTTGTTCTCCGCAAGCTGAACCAATATAAGTTTTTATTTGCCAGTCCGGAAATGCTTTTGCAGCCAGAAGTTTTGCAAGCCTTAGAGCGATGCAAGATCGCATTGCTGGTGATTGATGAAGCCCATTGTGTATCACAGTGGGGGATCGATTTTCGTCCGGAATACCGACAACTGCAGCGGGTGAAAAAAAGATTGAAGGACCCTGTGACACTGGCTTTGACCGCGACAGCTACAAAACTGGTCAGAAACGATATTGCCGCAACGCTTTTGAAAGAAAATCTTAACGAGATCGTTTATTCGGTGGATCGGCCTAACATTGCGCTTTTTGTTAGAGAAACCGATGATAAATTTGCGACACTAGAAGAGACATTGAAGCATTTCAGTGGATCAGGAATCATTTATTGCGCAACACGAAAAAATGTCGAAGAACTGTACGGTCTTCTAAAAGATCGCTGGAATGTCGGTTATTATCACGGTGGACTGGAAACCAATCAGCGAAAGGTTCTGCAGCAGCAGTTCTCTTCAGGACAACTGCAATTGTTGATCGCCACGAATGCGTTTGGGATGGGGATCAACAAACCGGATATTCGGTTTATCATCCATTATGATCTATCTGACAGTTTGGAAAATTATATCCAAGAAATCGGACGGGCAGGAAGAGACGGCCGGCAAAGTTACGCGATCCTTCTTTATCAACAAGGGGACGAATATGTCCATCACTTCTTCTCGCAGATCACGCAAAAAGAGCGGGAAGGACTGGAGCGTTTGTTTGCTCACCAGCAAGAAGAAACGACGCCCTTGCAGGAAAAATGGCAGAACCAAGCACAGGTCATCGGTGAAGAAGCTGTCTTGCAGTTGCTGACGCAAAATGAGGAAATGAAAAAACAACGATTGCAAAATATGCTGTCTTATATCTTTTCCACTGGTTGCCGAAGAGAAAGATTATTAGCTAATTTTGAAGAAGAGTTAGGCGTGATCCCAGACCAGTGCTGTGATCTTCATGGCGCGCAACTGCCAGATCCTGAAATACCACGGGCTGCCATGGCAACAGTTGATCATTGGCAAGAGATTTTACTAAAATTGTTTAAAGAAAATATTTGATTGCTTTTTTTCAGGACAGCTGATAATTTCCTATGGTATAATAACAAACGAAAGATTTTAGGAGGGTAACACATTGAGCAGAAAAGACAAACATAACGACGTTCAAAAAAATGAAACACAAGAACCGTGGGAACAGCCGATTTATGATACGGAGTATGACCAAAGCGCTTCTCGTTCACAAACTCGGAAACAAAAACGCGGCAACTCAACATTTTTGGTGGCTCTAGTGATTCTATTAGCTCTTAGTATCGCGCTGCCTACAGCTGCCTATTACTTCTTGATCCGTGATCGAAACAGCAATACAGCAGAAACTGCGCAAACGACAGAAGTCACTGAAAGCTCTACGAAGGAATCTTCAACAGAAGAATCTTCAACAAGTGAAAGCTCTACGAAGGAATCTTCAACAGAAGAAACCAGCGAGTCGTCTGAAGAAACCAATCAAGCTGCTGAAAATGAGAATGCTGCTCAAAATCAAGAAGAAAACCAAAATCAAGGACAAGATCAAGGGCAAACTCAAAATCAAGAGCAAAACCAAAATAACCAAGCAAATGATCAAACAAATAATCAAGCAAACGACCAAACAAACAACCAAACTGGCGGTGAGCAATATACCACTGTTCAAGATGGAGAAGGTCCTAACCAAGTAGCTGCTCGTATGGGTATCTCGGTGGATCAATTGTTCCAATTAAACGGCATGGATCCTAATAATTTTATGCTGTATCCTGGTCAACAAGTACGCGTCAAATAATGTAAAAGGGTCTGGGGCATAAGTGGAGACAGGCGAATATCCAAATGAGAGTTGATCCGTCCTCTTCGACGCAATCGATGAGGAGCTGTTGGATCACAGAACTCTGTTTTGGATATTTTTCTGTCAGAGCTTATGTCACAGACCATTTCTTATGATTTTTATCAAGCAGGGAAAGTGTTAGGTGTCAATTTTATGAAAAAGATCAATATTGCGATCGACGGACCGGCTTCTTCCGGTAAAAGCACGGTTGCCAAGATTTTAGCCAAAAAGTACGGATTTGTTTACACGGATACTGGAGCGATGTATCGCAGTGTCACTTATTTAGCGATCCAGAAAAATGTAGCATTCTCAGATGAAGCTGGGCTTGTTCAACTAATCAAAGAGCATGAGATATCTTTCAAACAAACGGATAACGGACAATTAGTCTTCATCGACGGCGAGGACGTCTCCAAAGTGATCCGAGAACCTGAAGTGACCAACAATGTGTCCGAAGTTTCTGCTCACGGAAAAGTAAGAGCTGAGTTGGTCCGTCAACAACAAAAAATCGCTGAAGAAGGCGGAGTTGTGATGGATGGCCGTGATATCGGAACAGCTGTATTGCCAAACGCGGAAGTGAAGATTTTTTTGATCGCCAGCGCAGAAGAACGGGCACAACGCCGATTCAAGGAAAACCAAGAAAAAGGGATTGCAACTGATTTCGAGACGCTGAAAAAAGAGATCGAACAACGGGATTATCTGGATTCCCATCGCGAAGTTTCTCCTTTGAAGCAAGCGGAAGATGCTGTATTAGTAGACACTACCGGTATGAGCATCCAAGAAGTAGTAGAAGCAATCCAAAAAGTTGTCGCAGACAAAGGTTATTTATAATTAATAGACGAAAAACGTTCTTTTGTTATTCACAAATAAGAGGATGACCTGTCTAAAGTGAAGAAATTGAAAGAAATAAGCGAAATCGCTTTATTTTTTTAAAAGAATATTTTACACTTAAGGTTGTAGTCTATATGCAGAATTGAATTTAATTGTTGGTTAGGAGGACATTTGTTATGACAGAATTTGAAAACGGTCAAGTAGAAAACGGAAATGAATCAATGGCTGATGCATTGGAAAGTTTCCAAGAAGTAAAAGTCGGCGATATCGTTAAAGGCGAAGTACTAGCGGTTGAAGATAAACAAGCGATCGTAGGTATCGAAGGAGCAGGCGTGGAAGGCGTTGTTCCAGCTAAAGAATTGTCTACTTTGCCAGTAGAGGACATCAATGAAATCGTCAAAGTCGGTGATGTATTGGATCTAGTTGTAATCTCAACCATTGGCAAAGACAAAGAAAACGGCAGCTACCTGCTTTCAAAACGTCGTCTGGACGCGAAAAAAGTTTGGGAAGATATCGAAAAAGACTTTAAAGAAGGCAATATCATTGAAGCCCCTGTTACAAATGTTGTCAAAGGCGGTTTAGTCGTTGACGTAGGCGTACGCGGTTTCGTACCAGCTTCAATGGTGGAAGACCATTTTGTTGCTGATTTCGAAGATTACAAAGGAAAAACTCTTGCTTTCAAAATCATTGAAATCGAACCTTCTGAAAATCGTTTGATTTTATCCCATAAAGCAGTTGTTGAAACTGAAAAAGAAGCGAAAAAGCAAGAAGTTCTTTCTTCTATCCATGAAGGAGAAACTCTGGAAGGAACAGTTGCCCGTTTAACAGACTTCGGTGCGTTTATCGATCTTGGCGGCGTTGATGGTTTGGTCCATGTCTCAGAAATCTCTCACGGACACGTTGAACGCCCTAGCGATGTATTGAACGTCGGCGATTCAGTAAATGTCAAAGTTCTTTCTGTTGATCCGGAAAAAGAACGTGTTTCGCTATCTATCAAAGATACATTGCCTGGACCTTGGACAGACATCGAAGAAAAAGCTGCTGCAGGTACTGTTTTAGAAGGTACTGTGAAACGTTTGACAAGTTTTGGCGCATTTGTGGAAATTTTCCCAGGTGTCGAAGGACTAGTTCATATTTCACAAATCTCTCACAAACATATCGCGACGCCTCATGAAGTACTTAAAGAAGGCGACACTGTTCAAGTGAAAGTCTTGGAAGTACATCCTGAAGAACACCGCGTAGCACTAAGCATCAAAGCTTTGGAAGAAAAACCGCAAGAAGAAAAAGAAGAAACTTATGAGATGCCGGAAGAATCAACTGGCTTTACCATGGGTGACATTCTTGGCGATGCGTTGAAAGACGATACAAACTCTGACGAAGAATAAATGTTATTGGAGGCATTGATCTTTTAGATTGATGTCTCTTTTTTTGAAAAAAAACGTTGCTGACTGAAGGGAAAAGAATTTGAACTTGCAAGTTGGTAATGGATTAGTTAAACTAGGTAAGATTGTAAAGGAACAAGGAGGAAAAGAAATGGCGAATCCAACAATAGCGATCGTCGGTCGGCCGAATGTCGGCAAATCGACGATTTTTAACCGAATTGCCGGTGAGCGAATCTCGATCGTAGAAGATACACCAGGCGTTACACGGGACCGGATCTATGCGACAGGGGAATGGTTGGGCCGTGAATTCAGTATCATCGATACAGGCGGTATCGATTTAGGTGATGAGCCTTTTATGGAACAGATCAGACATCAGGCGGAAATCGCGATCGATGAAGCAGATGTGATCATCTTTATTGCAAGTGCCAGAGAAGGCGTGACAGATGCGGATGAATTAGTTGCGAAAATTCTTTATAAAAGCAACAAACCCGTGATCTTGGCGATCAATAAAGTCGATAATCCGGAAATGCGTTCAGAAATTTATGAATTTTATTCACTTGGTCTGGGCGATCCTTTTCCGATTTCCGGAAGTCATGGCTTGGGGATCGGTGATGTACTGGATGAAGCAGTCAAATACTTCAAAACAGAGATCGAAGAAGAGGATGAAGATCTGATCAAATTCAGTTTGATCGGACGGCCAAATGTTGGTAAGTCTTCATTGATCAATGCTATTTTAGGCGAAGATCGGGTGATCGTGTCGGATATCGAAGGGACTACTCGAGACGCTATCGATACACGTTTTACTTCTGAAAACGGACAA is part of the Enterococcus mediterraneensis genome and harbors:
- the der gene encoding ribosome biogenesis GTPase Der; the encoded protein is MANPTIAIVGRPNVGKSTIFNRIAGERISIVEDTPGVTRDRIYATGEWLGREFSIIDTGGIDLGDEPFMEQIRHQAEIAIDEADVIIFIASAREGVTDADELVAKILYKSNKPVILAINKVDNPEMRSEIYEFYSLGLGDPFPISGSHGLGIGDVLDEAVKYFKTEIEEEDEDLIKFSLIGRPNVGKSSLINAILGEDRVIVSDIEGTTRDAIDTRFTSENGQEFLMIDTAGMRKRGKVYENTEKYSVMRAMRAIERSDVVLMVLNGEEGIREQDKKIAGYAHEAGRGIVIVINKWDLVKKETNTLRDFEKEIREEFQYLDYAPIIFVSAETKQRLNKLPELIEEVSANQNMRIPSALLNDVIMDAVAINPTPTDKGKRLKIFYATQVAVKPPTFVIFVNEEELMHFSYARFLENQIRKAFTFEGTPIKIIPRRRK
- the cmk gene encoding (d)CMP kinase, translated to MKKINIAIDGPASSGKSTVAKILAKKYGFVYTDTGAMYRSVTYLAIQKNVAFSDEAGLVQLIKEHEISFKQTDNGQLVFIDGEDVSKVIREPEVTNNVSEVSAHGKVRAELVRQQQKIAEEGGVVMDGRDIGTAVLPNAEVKIFLIASAEERAQRRFKENQEKGIATDFETLKKEIEQRDYLDSHREVSPLKQAEDAVLVDTTGMSIQEVVEAIQKVVADKGYL
- a CDS encoding RecQ family ATP-dependent DNA helicase yields the protein MLEETLHKYFGYDTFRIGQKEVVESVLQGNDTLAVLPTGTGKSLCYQLSGYLLEGLVVIVSPLISLMEDQVSSLQKTQEKRVIALNSLLTKEEKRFVLRKLNQYKFLFASPEMLLQPEVLQALERCKIALLVIDEAHCVSQWGIDFRPEYRQLQRVKKRLKDPVTLALTATATKLVRNDIAATLLKENLNEIVYSVDRPNIALFVRETDDKFATLEETLKHFSGSGIIYCATRKNVEELYGLLKDRWNVGYYHGGLETNQRKVLQQQFSSGQLQLLIATNAFGMGINKPDIRFIIHYDLSDSLENYIQEIGRAGRDGRQSYAILLYQQGDEYVHHFFSQITQKEREGLERLFAHQQEETTPLQEKWQNQAQVIGEEAVLQLLTQNEEMKKQRLQNMLSYIFSTGCRRERLLANFEEELGVIPDQCCDLHGAQLPDPEIPRAAMATVDHWQEILLKLFKENI
- a CDS encoding helix-turn-helix domain-containing protein, which codes for MNEFILALFQEHGKLKPSSLFHLLKGKRTTSILSFGFFHDLLHLNGMLPKYEQEAFWHMIDTLIAEGSLVARDEEVLITPSGIKAIQKLPTEFLKKVDYFTLGRRSEKMWRLVQFTVQVASNLGKTNHYLPLETSPEYTEKIRHLVRQHPDQLADRIFQELTVIFESMPAKAADYLAQTFTGHQVIGHAAYQLTPDNFREFPWSQLYHDSHTQYFFRLLQQHPDFLLYQLTAPYYLENENQSMHKTRELFLAGYSKEQIMKQRHLKAGTINDHLIEWALRDPRFPFSAFISSAALEKLVTIDGDYRNWDYREILAAYQIPFEEVRLYQIMRKREETHA
- the rpsA gene encoding 30S ribosomal protein S1, whose translation is MTEFENGQVENGNESMADALESFQEVKVGDIVKGEVLAVEDKQAIVGIEGAGVEGVVPAKELSTLPVEDINEIVKVGDVLDLVVISTIGKDKENGSYLLSKRRLDAKKVWEDIEKDFKEGNIIEAPVTNVVKGGLVVDVGVRGFVPASMVEDHFVADFEDYKGKTLAFKIIEIEPSENRLILSHKAVVETEKEAKKQEVLSSIHEGETLEGTVARLTDFGAFIDLGGVDGLVHVSEISHGHVERPSDVLNVGDSVNVKVLSVDPEKERVSLSIKDTLPGPWTDIEEKAAAGTVLEGTVKRLTSFGAFVEIFPGVEGLVHISQISHKHIATPHEVLKEGDTVQVKVLEVHPEEHRVALSIKALEEKPQEEKEETYEMPEESTGFTMGDILGDALKDDTNSDEE
- a CDS encoding ferredoxin; its protein translation is MARLCKIVPERCIACGLCAVYAPDIFEYDEEGIVLFKQEPEAHQQFVQPAEEAAVTKAYQKCPVRAILLEELDK
- a CDS encoding M20 family metallopeptidase, encoding MKQFITEEHQNAAVKALEELIKVPSVLDEADAGAGHPFGKNVVAALDKVVEICGSLGFKTFRDPDGFYAYAEVGEGEELFGVLCHMDVVPAADQKGWETDPFTPEIKDGMIIGRGSQDDKGPSMAALFAVKALMDAGVEFNQRIRFIFGSDEENLWRCIEKYNEKEEGITRGFAPDAEFPLIYAEKGLLQAYLTGPGTDKFAVKAGGALNVVPDTAPYSGANVQEVKENLKKFGFDFEENGEEIVVLGKSIHAKDAPEGTNAVSRLAMALAPIADFAPLDFLGNVVKENATGENVVGKTMDEQSGELTMNIASLEITPEQTKIGIDMRIPVTFKKDDLVEKIKEKIKDYDLTYEEFDFLDSLYVPVDSELVKTLLGTYREITGDMTEPMVSGGATFARTMNNCVAFGAMFTDTPDFMHQANEQWELASMYKVMTIYAEAIYRLCGK
- a CDS encoding LysM peptidoglycan-binding domain-containing protein; this encodes MSRKDKHNDVQKNETQEPWEQPIYDTEYDQSASRSQTRKQKRGNSTFLVALVILLALSIALPTAAYYFLIRDRNSNTAETAQTTEVTESSTKESSTEESSTSESSTKESSTEETSESSEETNQAAENENAAQNQEENQNQGQDQGQTQNQEQNQNNQANDQTNNQANDQTNNQTGGEQYTTVQDGEGPNQVAARMGISVDQLFQLNGMDPNNFMLYPGQQVRVK